The Deinococcus carri genome segment TGCTCTTGACGATGCCCCTGGCCGTCAGGGCCGCCAGAATCCGCACCAGGTAGGGACGGTGAACGCCCGTCGCCGCGCTGATTTCCTCGCTGGCGACCCAGCGCGTCAGGTCCTGTGTGCCCAGGTAGCCCAGGGCCTGGAAGGCGTAGACGTCGGTGGCCGAAAGCCGCATGGCAGGAGGCTACCAGCTTCCAGCCGCCAGCCGCCAGCAGGAAGGCGCTTTTGCCGGGTGCTGGCGGCTGGTCGCTGGTCGCTCAATTCCCGAACCGCCCCCGCAGATAGTCCAGCGCCACCGGGTCGAAGCGCCCGCCCGGCACCCAGCGTTCCTCCAGATTCTCGGTGCCGTACAGCGCCCAGGCCGCCGCCTCGGTGTCGGGGTCCCAGGGGCCGGCGGGGAGGGAGGTCGCGTAGTCCTCGTAGATCAGGAGGGCGCGCAGCCATTCCAGCTCTTCTTGGGTCAGTTCGCGCGTGGCCTGGGGCCGCCCGAACAGCAGGTCGTGGAGGCCCAGCAGCCGCTCCAGTTCGGCGCAGGGGTCCGGGTGGTCGTCGGCCCGCAGGTTCACCCAGTCGTCGGTGAGGCCGCCGTAGCCGCGTCCCGGCCCCACGCACAGCAGCGCCGCCGACTGCCGCCCGCGCCGGTCCCCGCCCGCCGCGTCCCCGGCCCGCAGTGCCGAGAGCAGCCGGTGGGGGAGCGGCTGTCCCTCTGCCGCCTCCCACGCCTCCAGCATCGCAGCGACCACCTCCGGCCCGGTCAGGATGTTGCCCTGAATCGCTACGTTGTCCCGCACTACCCCGCCCGCCCAGGCATGACAGCCCTCGCCTGTGAAGGTTGTGCTGCGCCCGTCCGCCCCCACGAGGCCGAACTGCCGCTGCCGGATGTCGGCGTCCCCGGCCTGGAACTGCGCGGCCACCTCCTGCGGCCCCAGCCCCGCAGCCAGCAGGCGCAGTCCGTCCGGCCCGAAGTTGGGGTTCACGTAGCTCTGCGTGGCGACCGCCCCCACCCCCGCCCGCGCAAAGGGCACCAGCGCCCCTACCGCCAGAAACTTGCTCGCCACCGCCACGCCCAGGTCGCCGCTCACGGGGTCACGGCCCACGATGGAAAAGGTCATGGGAGGAGGCTACCAGTCGCCAGCGGCCAGCATGAATAAAGGCCTTTGCTGGAGGCTGGCCGCTGGAAGCTGATAGCTTCTTCCCCAATGCCCCCCCTGCCGCTGCTGCAAGCGTGCCTGAACGGGAACCGCCCGGCACGAAGTCACCCGGCCCTGCCCAGCACTCCGGCGGAACTGGCGCGGGAGGCGCGGGCCAGTGTGGCGGCGGGTGCGGGTGCACTGCACCTGCATCCCCGCGACGCGGAGAGCCGGGAGTCGCTGGCCCCGGAGGTGGTCGCGGCGGCCCTGAGTGCCGTGAGGTCGGCCTGTCCCGGCGTTCCGATCGGCATCTCCAGCGGGTTCTGGATTCTGGCGGACGTGGAGGCACAACTCGCCGCCGCCCGCGCCTGGACCGTGCGCCCGGACTTCGTGTCGGTGAACTGGCATGAACCCCACGCCATTCCGCTGGCGGAGACGTTGCTGGTGCTGAACATCGGGATAGAGGCCGGGGTCTGGACTGCGGAGGCCGCCCTTGCATTTCTGTCCTGGCCCGGACGGGACAGAGCGCTGAGGGTGCTGGTGGAACTTCCCGACCGCGAGGACGTTCTTTCCGACGCCGCCGACATCCTGGCACTGCTGGACCGGGCCGGGGCTGCCGCTCC includes the following:
- a CDS encoding DUF1028 domain-containing protein; this translates as MTFSIVGRDPVSGDLGVAVASKFLAVGALVPFARAGVGAVATQSYVNPNFGPDGLRLLAAGLGPQEVAAQFQAGDADIRQRQFGLVGADGRSTTFTGEGCHAWAGGVVRDNVAIQGNILTGPEVVAAMLEAWEAAEGQPLPHRLLSALRAGDAAGGDRRGRQSAALLCVGPGRGYGGLTDDWVNLRADDHPDPCAELERLLGLHDLLFGRPQATRELTQEELEWLRALLIYEDYATSLPAGPWDPDTEAAAWALYGTENLEERWVPGGRFDPVALDYLRGRFGN
- a CDS encoding 3-keto-5-aminohexanoate cleavage protein, giving the protein MPPLPLLQACLNGNRPARSHPALPSTPAELAREARASVAAGAGALHLHPRDAESRESLAPEVVAAALSAVRSACPGVPIGISSGFWILADVEAQLAAARAWTVRPDFVSVNWHEPHAIPLAETLLVLNIGIEAGVWTAEAALAFLSWPGRDRALRVLVELPDREDVLSDAADILALLDRAGAAAPRLLHGEGRSAWPLLREAGRRGLASRIGLEDTLTLPDGTFARDNADLVRAARAVLASPG